Part of the Halomarina pelagica genome, TCCTCTGTCTCCCCGACTCGCCCTGGATCGAGGGCGACCGCTGCGCCCGGTTCCTCGGCTACGACGAGGTGGTAGACCGCCTCGACGTGGACGTGGTCGACCTCGGCGCGGCCGGATCGGTCGACCGGACCGTCACGATCGGCGAGCGCCGCCGGCGGGTGACGGTGCCGGAGCCGCTCGACTCGGAGACGCTCGTGACCGTCCCGACGCTGCGGACGGACCCCGACTTCGGGTTCGTCGCGGGGATGGCGGCGACCGCCTTCGGCGCGCTCGGCCGCGAAGCCGCCGACGCGACGGCGGCCGACGTCGTCGCCGCGGCCGCGGTGTGCGACCCCGAGGCCGTCCTGCTCGACGGCACGTACACGTACACCGGCGCGCCCCACCGATCGGGGTTCCTGCTCGCGAGTTCGGACGCGCCGACGCTCGACGCGGCCGCCGCTCGGCTCGTGAACGAGGACCCCGAGGACGTGCCCTACCTCGCGCCCCACGGCGTCCGGACGCCCCCCGTCAGCGACCTCGATCTCGACGAGATCGCGGACCGCCTCCCGAACGAGCGCGGCGAGACCGGAGAGACCTCCCCGGTCATGCAGACGGGTTATCGGCTGTACACCCGCGTCACCGGCGACCTGCTACCGCCGCAGTTCATGGGTGATTCCGATGCCTGATCGGGCGCTCGTCACCGGCGCGACGGGCTTCCTCGGCTCGCACCTCTGTGCGGCGCTCGCCGAGGGAGACTGGGAGGTCACCGGGACGCGCCGGCCGACCTCGGACGTCTCCGCGCTCGACGACGTCGACGTGTCGTGGGCCACGATGGACGTGCTCGACCCCGACGCCGTCAGCGCGGCCGTCGAGGGCCACGACTACGTCTTCCACCTCGCCGGCATCGGCCTGCAGGCCGGCGACGCGGAGACGGTCGAGCGGGTGAACCGCGACGGGACCGACCACGTGCTCGACGCCGCGCGGGAACACGGCGTCGAGCGCGTCCTGTTCACCAGCACCGCGGGCACCCGTCGCGCCCGGGGGACCGCGACCGAGGACGACGTCGCCGAACCCGTCGGCGCGTACCAGCGCGGGAAGGCGGCCGCCGAGGCGCTGTGCGACGAGTACGGCGAGGCGGGCCTCGACGTGGTCACCGTCCACCCGACCTCGATCTTCGGTCCGCGCGACGAGAACTTCACGGGACGGATGTTCGCGCTCGTGGACAACCCGCTCGCCGTCGTCCACCCGCCCGGCGGCGCGAGTTTCGTCGGCGTCGACGACGTGGTCGACGGGATCGTCGCCGCCACGGAGCGGGGAGCGGCGGGCGAACACTACGTCCTTGGCGGCGAGAACCTCACCTACTCGGAGGCGCTCACCGTCATCGCCACGCTCGTCGGCGGGCAGAAACCGGCGGTCGAACTCCCGCCAGTGCTCATCCACGCCGCCGGACCGATCGTCGGTCGGGTGAACGAACGTCTCGGAACGCGGATGTTCCCCTTCGACGGGGAGATGGCGCGGCTCTCGACGAAGCGACTCTTCTACAGCAGTCGGAAGGCGCGGGAGGAACTCGGCTACACGTACCGGCCGCTCAGGGATCTGGTTCCCGACGCGTGGGCGTGGTATCGGAACGCCGAGGGACGATAACCGGCTGGCACACGATTCGCCGGCTCGTGTCGGGCGTCGAGTAGCTTCCCTGGCCCGCAGCACGATTGTTGGCACACGAACTGGCACGCGAACCGGGGAAGCCACCTGAAAATCCAGCACCAGCTATAATAAACCTTCGGCAACTCCGAGACGGCGACAGACGCGGCCTCGGCCGGTCCTCCCGGCGCTGTTCGAACTCACATCGCTGAAAATCTTCCTATTCTGACCTATTTCTAGGCGGGGTCGTCGTTCTCGTCGTGACTGTCGACTTCGTCCGTCCGATCGTCCGTCGCCCCCTCTTCGTCCTCGTGGTCCCTCCCGTTCCCCTCGTCCGCGAACGCCTCGGGACCGGGGAGCGCCTCAACGCCCTCGTGGATCCCGAGGTACCGCGCGTCGGCGACGGCGCGCTCGAACGCCTCCGGGCTGTCGTACTCGCGGAGGGTGAGCACGCGCCCCTCCGCGACGGCGTAGACGACCTCCACGCAGTCCGGGTGCTGGTAGTGGTCGGCTGTACGCGGCTCGTCGGACGGGGGTGCGTCGTCGAAATTCATCGTCGGCGGGACTTCCGTTCGCTAGTCGGCGACGATACTACTGTCCATCGGCCGGGCCGTCCCGGTTTGGGTCGTCCTCGTTCGGATCGCCCTCGCGTAGGTCGCCCTCGCTCCGAGCGCCTTCGGCGTTCGCCTCTGCGCGCTTGTTCAACTCCGCCCAGACGGTGAGGAACTCGCTGAAGAGGTGTTCGGGGAGCTTCAGCTGGATGTCGACGACTCGCGTCCCGTCGTCCGCACGCTCGTCCGGGTCGAACACCGTGAAGGTGGGCAGCGGCTCCTCCCCTCCGTCGAGACCGTCCGTCCGGACGGTGATCCCCTCCTCGCCGAGCAGGATCTCGAGGTGGTGCACCGCCGTCCGGTACTCCTTGCCGCCCGAGACGGAACTCGACCCGATCCGCGTCCGCTCTTCCAGCAGTCCGGCATCGATGAGACGGTTCAACCGCCGGTAGATCGTCGCCTCGGAGACCTCACACATCGTGGCGAGTTCGCCGACGCTCCGCGTCTCGCTCGCGCAGGCCGCGAGGACCGACCGCGACACGCCGTCGCCGAGGTGATCGAGCAGTTCCGCCAACTGCGGATCCGGATCGGACACGTCAGCGCACCCCCTGACGGCCCCGCTTTCCCCGCGGAGACCCGTCGCCCGTCTCGTCGTTTCTCCACGATGAACGCCTGCTCATGCCCGTGTCAGCTATCATTTCCCCGATCTATTAGTGTAGCGCCTCGTCCAACTCACACGATCGATCACGGAGGAACGCCTTAAGCGCAGTGGACCGCCGGGCCACGATTCATCGCCGCGTCCGGGTCGAGATCGGCGGCCCCGACCGCGGCCGACCGTGGGAGGAACCGAGTGTCAGCGGGCAGACTCGTGGTCCTCCCCGCCTCCGATGTGCACCGTCACGAGCGACGGCGCGTGTCGGCGGGGAGATCCGTAGCCCTCCCCGCCTCCGGTGATCCCTCGCGCCGAGACGCTCGGGAGCGTCGGCGGGGAGATCCGTGGCCCTCCCCGCCTCCGGCGTACGTCCGCCACGGGAGGCGGACGGTGGTCGGCGGGGAGATCCGCGCTCACTCCACGGTGACGCTCTTCGCCAGGTTGCGCGGCTTGTCGATCGGTCGCCCGAGGAGGTCTGCGGCGTGGTAGGCGACGAGCTGGAGCTGGACGTTCGCGAGGATGCCGGCGGCCTCCGGCTCCGTCTCCGGGATCTCGAGGACGTAGTCGGCGAACGAGGCCGCGGCCGCGTGGCGCGGCGTGGCGACGACGATGACGGGCGCGCCGCGCGCCTGGACCTCCTTCAGGTTGTTCAGCGTCTTCGTCTCGTCGTCGTCGGTCAGGATCCCGAAGATCGGCGTCTCGGGCGTGACGAGCGCGAGCGGCCCGTGTTTCAGCTCCGACGCGGCGAAGCCCTCCGCGTGCTCGTAGCTGATCTCCTTCATCTTCAGGGCCCCCTCAAGCGCCACGGCGTAGGCGGGTCCGCGGCCGATGAAGAAGTACCCGTCACAGCCGTAGAGCGCCTCCGCGACCTCGCGGGCGGCCGTGTCGTCGAGCAGGTGCTGAACGTTACCCGGGAGTTCCGAGAGCGCGGACAGCACGTCGCGCGCACCGGCGCTCGCCACGCCCGTCATGTCGCTCGCGATGCGTTCGCTCAACAGCGTCAGCGCGGCGACCTGCGAACTGAACGTCTTGGTGGCGGCGACGCCGATCTCCGGCCCCGCGCGGATGAACAGTTCGTCGTCGCACTCGCGGGTGACGCTCGACCCGACGACGTTCGTGACCGCGAGCGTCCGCGCCCCCGCGTCGCGGGCGCGACGGAGCGCGTTGAGCGTGTCTGCGGTCTCACCGCTCTGGGTGACCGCGACCACCAGCGTGCGCTCGTCGGCGGGCGGCGGACAGTCCGCGTACTCCCCCGCCATGTACGCGTTCGCCGGGACGCCGTGAGCGGTGAGCACCGACGCGGCGTACATCCCGGCGTGGTGGGAGGTCCCCATGGCGATGAACTGCACCTGCCGGACGTCGTCGAACGTCCCGGGCGGGAACTCGGGGAGGTCGACCTTCCCCGCGAGCGCGTCGATGCGACCGTGGAGGGTCTGACGGAGCGATTCGGGCTGTTCGTTGATCTCCTTCAGCATGTAGTGTGGGTACCCCGACTTCCCCGCCGCCTCGGGCTCCCAGTCGACGGTCTCGACCGACCGGTTCACCGGCACCCCGTTCGGGTCGGTGATCTCGTACCCCTCGGGACGGACGACGACGACGTCCGTATCCTCAAGGTAGACGACCTCGTCCGTGTACTCTCGGAACGCGGGGACGTCGCTCGCCAGGAAGTAGCGACCGTCGGCCCGCCCGAGCACG contains:
- a CDS encoding DUF362 domain-containing protein; the protein is MSARVAGRALDGTPASLADAVMDLLDGAASDDRVLVLPDMHYPYHPSTGLVTNPDVIEVLIEFLQGRGTEALLCLPDSPWIEGDRCARFLGYDEVVDRLDVDVVDLGAAGSVDRTVTIGERRRRVTVPEPLDSETLVTVPTLRTDPDFGFVAGMAATAFGALGREAADATAADVVAAAAVCDPEAVLLDGTYTYTGAPHRSGFLLASSDAPTLDAAAARLVNEDPEDVPYLAPHGVRTPPVSDLDLDEIADRLPNERGETGETSPVMQTGYRLYTRVTGDLLPPQFMGDSDA
- a CDS encoding NAD-dependent epimerase/dehydratase family protein, yielding MPDRALVTGATGFLGSHLCAALAEGDWEVTGTRRPTSDVSALDDVDVSWATMDVLDPDAVSAAVEGHDYVFHLAGIGLQAGDAETVERVNRDGTDHVLDAAREHGVERVLFTSTAGTRRARGTATEDDVAEPVGAYQRGKAAAEALCDEYGEAGLDVVTVHPTSIFGPRDENFTGRMFALVDNPLAVVHPPGGASFVGVDDVVDGIVAATERGAAGEHYVLGGENLTYSEALTVIATLVGGQKPAVELPPVLIHAAGPIVGRVNERLGTRMFPFDGEMARLSTKRLFYSSRKAREELGYTYRPLRDLVPDAWAWYRNAEGR
- a CDS encoding ArsR/SmtB family transcription factor; the encoded protein is MSDPDPQLAELLDHLGDGVSRSVLAACASETRSVGELATMCEVSEATIYRRLNRLIDAGLLEERTRIGSSSVSGGKEYRTAVHHLEILLGEEGITVRTDGLDGGEEPLPTFTVFDPDERADDGTRVVDIQLKLPEHLFSEFLTVWAELNKRAEANAEGARSEGDLREGDPNEDDPNRDGPADGQ
- the glmS gene encoding glutamine--fructose-6-phosphate transaminase (isomerizing), with the translated sequence MCGITAYVGTDDAVGGLLTGLSNLEYRGYDSAGIAIKNGRGLEVIKREGELAQLREAVGSERPTGTIGIGHTRWSTHGPPTDENAHPHTDCSGRIAVVHNGIIDNYDRLRAELAAEGHEFESDTDTEVVPHLIESELEGGRSPIDAFRAAIDRLDGSYAVACLIDGEDVVYATRNGSPLVLGRADGRYFLASDVPAFREYTDEVVYLEDTDVVVVRPEGYEITDPNGVPVNRSVETVDWEPEAAGKSGYPHYMLKEINEQPESLRQTLHGRIDALAGKVDLPEFPPGTFDDVRQVQFIAMGTSHHAGMYAASVLTAHGVPANAYMAGEYADCPPPADERTLVVAVTQSGETADTLNALRRARDAGARTLAVTNVVGSSVTRECDDELFIRAGPEIGVAATKTFSSQVAALTLLSERIASDMTGVASAGARDVLSALSELPGNVQHLLDDTAAREVAEALYGCDGYFFIGRGPAYAVALEGALKMKEISYEHAEGFAASELKHGPLALVTPETPIFGILTDDDETKTLNNLKEVQARGAPVIVVATPRHAAAASFADYVLEIPETEPEAAGILANVQLQLVAYHAADLLGRPIDKPRNLAKSVTVE